The Musa acuminata AAA Group cultivar baxijiao chromosome BXJ2-2, Cavendish_Baxijiao_AAA, whole genome shotgun sequence genome has a segment encoding these proteins:
- the LOC135605369 gene encoding trihelix transcription factor ASR3-like — MSEAAEHSSALALLHHHHQPPPHPHAQPPASPSAAGGIVRCYRKGNWTLHETLILITAKRLDDERRAGASSSLAHCSPSAAAGGGPVAVPRSAEQRWKWVENYCWRNGCLRSQNQCNDKWDNLLRDYKKVRGYEGRAGGGELPSYWAMERHERKERNLPTNLAGEVFEALTDVLSRRAARRANATPVSSRPPPPPPSPPRLPQPPANPPPPPPLPPPPPPPPPPAQPSVSVEMSESSESEENEEAGAAEPEAKRRRLRRLGSSVVRSATVLARTLLACEEKREQRHRELVELEERRLRLEEERTEMRRQGFAGLISAVNNLSGAIHALVADHRNGDHR, encoded by the exons ATGTCCGAAGCCGCCGAACACTCCTCCGCCTTagccctcctccaccaccaccaccaaccgcCGCCACATCCGCATGCGCAGCCTCCCGCCTCCCCTTCCGCGGCCGGCGGCATCGTCCGATGCTACCGCAAGGGCAACTGGACGCTCCACGAGACCCTCATCCTCATCACCGCCAAGCGCCTCGACGACGAACGCCGCGCGGGGGCCTCCTCCTCCTTGGCGCACTGCTCCCCCTCCGCCGCCGCGGGAGGCGGCCCCGTGGCCGTTCCCAGGTCCGCGGAGCAACGGTGGAAGTGGGTCGAGAACTACTGCTGGCGCAACGGCTGTCTGCGGAGCCAGAACCAGTGCAACGACAAGTGGGACAACCTCCTCCGCGACTACAAGAAGGTGCGCGGCTACGAGGGCCGCGCCGGCGGCGGGGAGCTACCGTCTTACTGGGCCATGGAGCGGCACGAGCGGAAGGAGCGCAACCTCCCCACGAACCTCGCCGGCGAGGTTTTTGAGGCCCTGACCGACGTCCTAAGCCGCCGCGCCGCACGCCGGGCCAACGCCACCCCGGTCTCCTCCCGTCCACCCCCTCCACCGCCCTCGCCCCCCCGGCTGCCACAGCCGCCTGCCAACCCTCCGCctccccctcctcttcctcctcctccgccaccccCACCACCGCCAGCACAGCCGTCTGTTTCCG TGGAGATGTCGGAATCGTCGGAGTCGGAGGAGAACGAGGAGGCGGGGGCGGCGGAGCCGGAGGCGAAGCGGCGCCGGCTGCGGCGGTTAGGGTCGAGCGTGGTGCGGAGCGCGACGGTGCTGGCGCGGACCCTGCTCGCGTGCGAGGAGAAGCGGGAGCAGCGCCACCGGGAGCTGGTGGAGCTGGAGGAGCGGCGTCTGCGGCTGGAGGAGGAGCGGACGGAGATGCGGCGCCAGGGCTTCGCCGGGCTCATCTCCGCCGTCAACAACCTCTCCGGCGCGATCCACGCCCTTGTCGCCGACCACCGCAACGGCGACCACAGGTGA
- the LOC135604940 gene encoding protein OXIDATIVE STRESS 3-like codes for MDASLIPQGSHGTMVEEEEEEEELRSVSSSSESFSSNSNASSSSSDSMDDATSSASPSSPATEKDQHDREPLNEMSSLLAHLPLKRGLSRYYQGSSQTFTSLSDVKCLEDLAKPERPHRKKMKSCRSYVWGLDNQKPLFPKQCSKTITKKASKSSLSCLGGRRHNFVSGRPAVPPHRSSNFSGQSLLLA; via the exons ATGGATGCTTCTTTGATCCCGCAAGGCAGCCATGGGACCAtggttgaggaggaggaggaggaggaggagctaagGTCTGTGTCTTCGTCGTCGGAGAGTTTCTCGAGCAACTCGAACGCTTCTTCCTCGTCCTCGGACTCCATGGACGACGCCACCTCTTCTGCGTCGCCCTCGTCGCCTGCAACTGAGAAAGACCAACATGATCGCGAGCCGCTGAATGAGATGTCTTCGCTGTTAGCTCATCTTCCGTTGAA GAGAGGGCTGTCGAGGTATTACCAGGGGAGCTCTCAGACGTTCACATCTTTGTCCGATGTGAAGTGCTTGGAGGATCTTGCCAAGCCTGAGAGACCACACAGGAAGAAGATGAAGTCTTGCAGGAGTTATGTTTGGGGATTGGACAATCAGAAACCACTGTTTCCCAAACAGTGTTCCAAGACCATCACAAAGAAAGCTTCCAAGAGTTCATTGTCTTGTCTTGGTGGAAGGAGGCACAACTTTGTCAGTGGCAGGCCTGCTGTCCCTCCACACAGATCAAGCAACTTCTCCGGCCAATCCCTTTTGCTTGCCTAA
- the LOC135586864 gene encoding uncharacterized protein LOC135586864 gives MAFHTAEPPSRGRHALTPVAAYAIVHGTILQCVHRPGRVMIQPRQCDASTLCPQIDGRIDICKREEGKKKPSYSFPTAVSSPLCLLCFCFASSFLLRKEVTAMDKGGYVVLDIDNLTQPPEKCYTGSPKMTKALSRKGSNRMEKRTSDEQEADDETKRLVAKAAPSQLEQLKQSLLTNKSLTTAQSAANAPMLLDSGEGHKRLNRLSVIHPHRVLLVFATMSCLGTTILIYFTLAIRQRNGSQLGL, from the exons ATGGCCTTCCACACCGCGGAACCTCCGTCACGTGGTCGCCATGCATTGACGCCCGTCGCCGCCTATGCTATCGTCCATGGAACCATCCTACAGTGCGTCCACCGTCCGGGGCGTGTTATGATACAGCCCCGCCAATGCGATGCCTCCACT TTATGCCCACAAATCGATGGTAGGATCGACATTTGCAaaagggaagaaggaaaaaagaagccATCGTATTCGTTTCCAACAGCTGTTTCCTCTCCATTGTGCCTTCTCTGCTTTTGCTTCGCTTCCAGTTTCCTGTTGAGAAAAGAG GTCACCGCCATGGATAAAGGGGGATATGTGGTTTTGGACATTGACAATCTTACACAGCCACCAGAGAAATGCTACACTGGGAGTCCAAAGATGACT AAGGCACTTTCTCGTAAGGGATCAAACCGCATGGAGAAACGGACTAGTGATGAGCAAGAAGCAGATGATGAAACCAAAAGGCTTGTGGCCAAAG CTGCACCTTCTCAGCTGGAGCAGTTGAAGCAGTCCCTGCTGacaaacaaatctctcacaacagcgcaatctgcagcaaatgctccCATGCTTCTGGATTCTGGAGAAGGGCACAAAAGATTAAATCGTCTATCTGTCATCCATCCACACAGAGTTCTTCTTGTCTTTGCCACCAT GTCATGCTTGGGGACGACGATTCTAATATATTTCACTCTGGCCATCAGACAAAGAAATGGATCTCAACTCGGTCTTTAA
- the LOC103973757 gene encoding mediator of RNA polymerase II transcription subunit 32-like has translation MSNEYDEVLAAAADVIQAREASFGLRTAATDAALEKFWQRWGLFKLSCDRAEDVVDSARRSIMAERLMDAASGMAPGQPETAGLQHLNVPRFERALHKVNSVAADLGRASAAMAAASSSGPTAATPSVDKAD, from the coding sequence ATGAGCAATGAGTACGACGAGGTGTTGGCGGCAGCCGCGGACGTGATACAGGCGAGGGAAGCATCGTTCGGCCTGCGGACGGCGGCGACGGATGCGGCGCTCGAGAAGTTTTGGCAGCGGTGGGGACTCTTCAAGTTGTCATGCGACCGGGCGGAGGACGTGGTCGACTCGGCGAGGAGGAGTATCATGGCAGAGCGTCTGATGGACGCGGCCTCCGGGATGGCACCGGGGCAACCGGAAACAGCGGGGTTGCAGCATCTCAACGTGCCCCGCTTTGAGCGGGCGCTCCACAAGGTCAACTCCGTCGCCGCGGACCTCGGACGTGCATCGGCTGCCATGGCCGCCGCCTCCTCATCCGGCCCCACCGCTGCGACACCTTCCGTAGACAAGGCGGATTGA
- the LOC135605371 gene encoding uncharacterized protein LOC135605371 isoform X3, with amino-acid sequence MSVPQDSFGVATQIGDASGGRNRHRLGRRIGKRLRFGILSNELRFRCAASTPPGKSGNPNLPVDLVSSARGTVIKQISGKLDNKDPKHLASSFTNYRDDPLVDKQRTQLGVIRSILSPPINRNIAGFFVLFFLVGVAFDKVWNLRKREKSARDVDNGTWPQAPTSLSIFLEKDLRRKESVEWVNMVLGKLWKVYRSRIEDWVIGLLQPVIDNLKKPDYVQRVEIKQFSIGDEPLSVRSVERRTSRGVNDLQFLTRLLTEDLPRLFVLPKKIVLDFQKGKALGPVSHDFKVEAVQERSKDFVGELSVTLVDARKLAYPKIGKTDPYVVLTLGDQVFQSKKNSQTTVTGPPGEPIWNQDFDLFVVNPGKQKLYIQVKDSFGFADFTVGTAEVELESLQDTVPADRVVALRGGWSLFRNKSSGEVLLRLTYKAYVEDEEDDLLETEFVDDHAPDDISDYEQPNGTFEQSGYPSGKEREAFMDVLAALIVSEEFQGIVTSETENSEVTGESRNVTSPVSTTIGLTDQTSTIDSNRSSSSSDDLELVWLAVVTVTVVLIARTMGDSSLFNP; translated from the exons ATGTCGGTGCCGCAGGATTCCTTCGGAGTAGCGACTCAGATAGGAGATGCTAGCGGAGGCAGAAATCGGCATCGGCTTGGTCGTAGAATTGGTAAAAGATTGCGTTTTGGGATTCTCTCGAATGAGCTTCGATTTAGGTGCGCGGCATCTACGCCACCGGGGAAGAGTGGTAACCCCAACTTGCCCGTTGATTTGGTTAGCTCTGCTAGGGGAACTGTCATCAAACAGATTTCGGGCAAGCTGGACAACAAGGATCCGAAACACTTGGCGTCCAGCTTTACGAACTACAGGGACGATCCTTTGGTGGATAAGCAAAGGACGCAGCTTGGCGTGATTCGTTCCATCCTTTCTCCGCCCATAAATAGGAATATCGCAGGCTTCTTCGTGCTCTTTTTCCTCGTTGGAGTGGCTTTCGACAAGGTTTGGAATTTAAGGAAGAGGGAGAAGTCGGCCCGGGACGTCGACAATGGCACGTGGCCACAGGCACCAACGAGCCTCTCTATATTTCTTGAGAAGGACCTTCGGAGGAAAGAGTCGGTCGAATGGGTAAACATGGTCTTGGGGAAGCTTTGGAAGGTCTATAGGTCCAGAATCGAGGATTGGGTTATTGGGTTGCTCCAGCCGGTAATAGATAACCTCAAAAAGCCTGATTATGTGCAGAGAGTTGAGATTAAGCAGTTTTCCATTGGGGACGAGCCACTATCTGTCAGGAGCGTTGAAAGGAGAACTTCTCGTGGTGTTAATGACTTGCA GTTTCTTACAAGGCTTCTAACAGAAGATTTGCCTCGACTCTTTGTGCTTCCAAAAAAGATCGTTCTTGATTTCCAGAAGGGGAAAGCACTTGGTCCTGTTTCACATGATTTTAAAGTTGAAGCAGTGCAGGAGAGAAGTAAAGATTTTGTTGGAGAACTGTCAGTCACTCTTGTGGATGCTCGAAAACTTGCTTATCCCAAAATTG GGAAGACAGATCCATATGTTGTTTTAACTCTTGGTGATCAAGTATTTCAGAGTAAGAAAAATAGCCAGACAACAGTCACTGGACCTCCTGGAGAACCAATTTGGAACCAA GATTTTGATCTGTTTGTTGTAAATCCTGGAAAGCAGAAGCTGTACATCCAAGTAAAAGACTCCTTTGGTTTCGCAGATTTCACAGTTGGCACAGCAGAG GTTGAGCTAGAGTCCCTACAAGATACAGTGCCTGCAGACAGAGTAGTTGCTTTACGTGGTGGATGGAGTCTATTCAGAAATAAATCATCTGGAGAAGTATTACTTCGACTCACATATAAAGCTTATGTTGAGGATGAAGAAGATGATCTGTTGGAAACAGAGTTTGTGGATGATCATGCACCTGATGATATCTCAGACTATGAGCAACCAAATGGAACATTTGAGCAAAGTGGTTATCCTAGTGGAAAAGAAAGAGAAGCTTTTATGGATGTCCTGGCGGCTTTGATTGTGAGTGAGGAATTCCAAGGAATAGTGACATCTGAAACAGAAAATTCAGAAGTTACTGGTGAATCTAGAAATGTGACATCCCCAGTATCAACAACAATAGGTCTTACTGATCAGACGTCTACTATTGATTCAAACAGAAGTTCCAGTAGTTCTGATG ATTTAGAACTAGTATGGCTTGCTGTGGTAACGGTTACAGTGGTTCTGATTGCTCGTACCATGGGTGATTCAAGCTTGTTCAATCCATAG
- the LOC135605371 gene encoding tricalbin-3-like isoform X1 has protein sequence MSVPQDSFGVATQIGDASGGRNRHRLGRRIGKRLRFGILSNELRFRCAASTPPGKSGNPNLPVDLVSSARGTVIKQISGKLDNKDPKHLASSFTNYRDDPLVDKQRTQLGVIRSILSPPINRNIAGFFVLFFLVGVAFDKVWNLRKREKSARDVDNGTWPQAPTSLSIFLEKDLRRKESVEWVNMVLGKLWKVYRSRIEDWVIGLLQPVIDNLKKPDYVQRVEIKQFSIGDEPLSVRSVERRTSRGVNDLQYQIGLRYTGGAQMLLSLSLNFGIIPIVVPVGIRDFDIDGELWVKLRLIPTGPWIGAVSWAFVSLPKIKFELSPFSLFNLMAIPVLSMFLTRLLTEDLPRLFVLPKKIVLDFQKGKALGPVSHDFKVEAVQERSKDFVGELSVTLVDARKLAYPKIGKTDPYVVLTLGDQVFQSKKNSQTTVTGPPGEPIWNQDFDLFVVNPGKQKLYIQVKDSFGFADFTVGTAEVELESLQDTVPADRVVALRGGWSLFRNKSSGEVLLRLTYKAYVEDEEDDLLETEFVDDHAPDDISDYEQPNGTFEQSGYPSGKEREAFMDVLAALIVSEEFQGIVTSETENSEVTGESRNVTSPVSTTIGLTDQTSTIDSNRSSSSSDDLELVWLAVVTVTVVLIARTMGDSSLFNP, from the exons ATGTCGGTGCCGCAGGATTCCTTCGGAGTAGCGACTCAGATAGGAGATGCTAGCGGAGGCAGAAATCGGCATCGGCTTGGTCGTAGAATTGGTAAAAGATTGCGTTTTGGGATTCTCTCGAATGAGCTTCGATTTAGGTGCGCGGCATCTACGCCACCGGGGAAGAGTGGTAACCCCAACTTGCCCGTTGATTTGGTTAGCTCTGCTAGGGGAACTGTCATCAAACAGATTTCGGGCAAGCTGGACAACAAGGATCCGAAACACTTGGCGTCCAGCTTTACGAACTACAGGGACGATCCTTTGGTGGATAAGCAAAGGACGCAGCTTGGCGTGATTCGTTCCATCCTTTCTCCGCCCATAAATAGGAATATCGCAGGCTTCTTCGTGCTCTTTTTCCTCGTTGGAGTGGCTTTCGACAAGGTTTGGAATTTAAGGAAGAGGGAGAAGTCGGCCCGGGACGTCGACAATGGCACGTGGCCACAGGCACCAACGAGCCTCTCTATATTTCTTGAGAAGGACCTTCGGAGGAAAGAGTCGGTCGAATGGGTAAACATGGTCTTGGGGAAGCTTTGGAAGGTCTATAGGTCCAGAATCGAGGATTGGGTTATTGGGTTGCTCCAGCCGGTAATAGATAACCTCAAAAAGCCTGATTATGTGCAGAGAGTTGAGATTAAGCAGTTTTCCATTGGGGACGAGCCACTATCTGTCAGGAGCGTTGAAAGGAGAACTTCTCGTGGTGTTAATGACTTGCA GTATCAGATTGGCCTTCGTTACACTGGTGGTGCTCAGATGTTGCTGTCCCTATCATTAAATTTTGGCATTATTCCCATTGTTGTACCTGTTGGGATCCGTGATTTTGATATAGATGGAGAGCTTTGGGTAAAGTTACGGTTAATACCCACTGGACCATGGATAGGGGCTGTGTCATGGGCTTTTGTGTCTCTTCCAAAAATTAAGTTTGAGCTCTCACCATTCAGTCTGTTCAATCTAATGG CAATTCCTGTTCTCTCAAT GTTTCTTACAAGGCTTCTAACAGAAGATTTGCCTCGACTCTTTGTGCTTCCAAAAAAGATCGTTCTTGATTTCCAGAAGGGGAAAGCACTTGGTCCTGTTTCACATGATTTTAAAGTTGAAGCAGTGCAGGAGAGAAGTAAAGATTTTGTTGGAGAACTGTCAGTCACTCTTGTGGATGCTCGAAAACTTGCTTATCCCAAAATTG GGAAGACAGATCCATATGTTGTTTTAACTCTTGGTGATCAAGTATTTCAGAGTAAGAAAAATAGCCAGACAACAGTCACTGGACCTCCTGGAGAACCAATTTGGAACCAA GATTTTGATCTGTTTGTTGTAAATCCTGGAAAGCAGAAGCTGTACATCCAAGTAAAAGACTCCTTTGGTTTCGCAGATTTCACAGTTGGCACAGCAGAG GTTGAGCTAGAGTCCCTACAAGATACAGTGCCTGCAGACAGAGTAGTTGCTTTACGTGGTGGATGGAGTCTATTCAGAAATAAATCATCTGGAGAAGTATTACTTCGACTCACATATAAAGCTTATGTTGAGGATGAAGAAGATGATCTGTTGGAAACAGAGTTTGTGGATGATCATGCACCTGATGATATCTCAGACTATGAGCAACCAAATGGAACATTTGAGCAAAGTGGTTATCCTAGTGGAAAAGAAAGAGAAGCTTTTATGGATGTCCTGGCGGCTTTGATTGTGAGTGAGGAATTCCAAGGAATAGTGACATCTGAAACAGAAAATTCAGAAGTTACTGGTGAATCTAGAAATGTGACATCCCCAGTATCAACAACAATAGGTCTTACTGATCAGACGTCTACTATTGATTCAAACAGAAGTTCCAGTAGTTCTGATG ATTTAGAACTAGTATGGCTTGCTGTGGTAACGGTTACAGTGGTTCTGATTGCTCGTACCATGGGTGATTCAAGCTTGTTCAATCCATAG
- the LOC135605371 gene encoding tricalbin-3-like isoform X2, with translation MSVPQDSFGVATQIGDASGGRNRHRLGRRIGKRLRFGILSNELRFRCAASTPPGKSGNPNLPVDLVSSARGTVIKQISGKLDNKDPKHLASSFTNYRDDPLVDKQRTQLGVIRSILSPPINRNIAGFFVLFFLVGVAFDKVWNLRKREKSARDVDNGTWPQAPTSLSIFLEKDLRRKESVEWVNMVLGKLWKVYRSRIEDWVIGLLQPVIDNLKKPDYVQRVEIKQFSIGDEPLSVRSVERRTSRGVNDLQYQIGLRYTGGAQMLLSLSLNFGIIPIVVPVGIRDFDIDGELWVKLRLIPTGPWIGAVSWAFVSLPKIKFELSPFSLFNLMAIPVLSMFLTRLLTEDLPRLFVLPKKIVLDFQKGKALGPVSHDFKVEAVQERSKDFVGELSVTLVDARKLAYPKIGKTDPYVVLTLGDQVFQSKKNSQTTVTGPPGEPIWNQKLYIQVKDSFGFADFTVGTAEVELESLQDTVPADRVVALRGGWSLFRNKSSGEVLLRLTYKAYVEDEEDDLLETEFVDDHAPDDISDYEQPNGTFEQSGYPSGKEREAFMDVLAALIVSEEFQGIVTSETENSEVTGESRNVTSPVSTTIGLTDQTSTIDSNRSSSSSDDLELVWLAVVTVTVVLIARTMGDSSLFNP, from the exons ATGTCGGTGCCGCAGGATTCCTTCGGAGTAGCGACTCAGATAGGAGATGCTAGCGGAGGCAGAAATCGGCATCGGCTTGGTCGTAGAATTGGTAAAAGATTGCGTTTTGGGATTCTCTCGAATGAGCTTCGATTTAGGTGCGCGGCATCTACGCCACCGGGGAAGAGTGGTAACCCCAACTTGCCCGTTGATTTGGTTAGCTCTGCTAGGGGAACTGTCATCAAACAGATTTCGGGCAAGCTGGACAACAAGGATCCGAAACACTTGGCGTCCAGCTTTACGAACTACAGGGACGATCCTTTGGTGGATAAGCAAAGGACGCAGCTTGGCGTGATTCGTTCCATCCTTTCTCCGCCCATAAATAGGAATATCGCAGGCTTCTTCGTGCTCTTTTTCCTCGTTGGAGTGGCTTTCGACAAGGTTTGGAATTTAAGGAAGAGGGAGAAGTCGGCCCGGGACGTCGACAATGGCACGTGGCCACAGGCACCAACGAGCCTCTCTATATTTCTTGAGAAGGACCTTCGGAGGAAAGAGTCGGTCGAATGGGTAAACATGGTCTTGGGGAAGCTTTGGAAGGTCTATAGGTCCAGAATCGAGGATTGGGTTATTGGGTTGCTCCAGCCGGTAATAGATAACCTCAAAAAGCCTGATTATGTGCAGAGAGTTGAGATTAAGCAGTTTTCCATTGGGGACGAGCCACTATCTGTCAGGAGCGTTGAAAGGAGAACTTCTCGTGGTGTTAATGACTTGCA GTATCAGATTGGCCTTCGTTACACTGGTGGTGCTCAGATGTTGCTGTCCCTATCATTAAATTTTGGCATTATTCCCATTGTTGTACCTGTTGGGATCCGTGATTTTGATATAGATGGAGAGCTTTGGGTAAAGTTACGGTTAATACCCACTGGACCATGGATAGGGGCTGTGTCATGGGCTTTTGTGTCTCTTCCAAAAATTAAGTTTGAGCTCTCACCATTCAGTCTGTTCAATCTAATGG CAATTCCTGTTCTCTCAAT GTTTCTTACAAGGCTTCTAACAGAAGATTTGCCTCGACTCTTTGTGCTTCCAAAAAAGATCGTTCTTGATTTCCAGAAGGGGAAAGCACTTGGTCCTGTTTCACATGATTTTAAAGTTGAAGCAGTGCAGGAGAGAAGTAAAGATTTTGTTGGAGAACTGTCAGTCACTCTTGTGGATGCTCGAAAACTTGCTTATCCCAAAATTG GGAAGACAGATCCATATGTTGTTTTAACTCTTGGTGATCAAGTATTTCAGAGTAAGAAAAATAGCCAGACAACAGTCACTGGACCTCCTGGAGAACCAATTTGGAACCAA AAGCTGTACATCCAAGTAAAAGACTCCTTTGGTTTCGCAGATTTCACAGTTGGCACAGCAGAG GTTGAGCTAGAGTCCCTACAAGATACAGTGCCTGCAGACAGAGTAGTTGCTTTACGTGGTGGATGGAGTCTATTCAGAAATAAATCATCTGGAGAAGTATTACTTCGACTCACATATAAAGCTTATGTTGAGGATGAAGAAGATGATCTGTTGGAAACAGAGTTTGTGGATGATCATGCACCTGATGATATCTCAGACTATGAGCAACCAAATGGAACATTTGAGCAAAGTGGTTATCCTAGTGGAAAAGAAAGAGAAGCTTTTATGGATGTCCTGGCGGCTTTGATTGTGAGTGAGGAATTCCAAGGAATAGTGACATCTGAAACAGAAAATTCAGAAGTTACTGGTGAATCTAGAAATGTGACATCCCCAGTATCAACAACAATAGGTCTTACTGATCAGACGTCTACTATTGATTCAAACAGAAGTTCCAGTAGTTCTGATG ATTTAGAACTAGTATGGCTTGCTGTGGTAACGGTTACAGTGGTTCTGATTGCTCGTACCATGGGTGATTCAAGCTTGTTCAATCCATAG